Proteins found in one Legionella pneumophila subsp. pascullei genomic segment:
- a CDS encoding septation protein A: MKLLFDFFPIVLFFIVYKFFGIYTATAVAMIASLSQVALYRLKFQHYEKMHLFSLAIIMILGGATLFFQNPWFIKWKPTGIYWLSALVFFSSSYIGSKPLIQKMMETNINLTTKIWYRLNLAWTLFFIVMGALNLYVAYHYDTDVWVNFKLFGGVGFTLLFVLIQAFYLTKHTDEKGFEKQ, translated from the coding sequence ATGAAATTACTATTTGATTTTTTTCCTATCGTTTTATTTTTTATAGTCTATAAATTTTTTGGCATTTATACAGCTACTGCTGTTGCTATGATAGCCTCATTAAGTCAAGTTGCGCTCTATAGGTTAAAATTTCAGCATTATGAAAAAATGCATTTGTTTAGTCTGGCTATCATTATGATCTTGGGAGGAGCGACGCTATTCTTTCAAAACCCTTGGTTTATCAAATGGAAGCCTACAGGTATCTACTGGTTATCCGCACTTGTCTTTTTTAGTTCCAGTTATATAGGTTCTAAGCCACTAATCCAAAAAATGATGGAAACAAACATCAATTTAACAACAAAAATCTGGTATCGACTTAATTTGGCTTGGACATTATTTTTTATAGTGATGGGAGCATTAAATCTATATGTCGCCTATCATTATGATACCGATGTATGGGTTAATTTTAAATTATTTGGTGGTGTTGGGTTTACTTTACTTTTTGTTTTGATTCAAGCTTTTTATTTAACAAAACACACCGATGAAAAAGGTTTTGAAAAGCAATAG
- a CDS encoding LysM peptidoglycan-binding domain-containing protein: MNCNLLIIKKFLFCILIFIGISSSAISGTTPDVWDVLRSEFTLSHEVTRPEVQEQIRWLISHPSYINKVSSQSEPYIYHVLGEIKKRKLPGELALLPMIESAYDPFAYSGAGAAGIWQLMPRTGSDLGLKQDWWFDGRRSIGPSTDAALNYLVYLNKYFSGNWILAIAAYDSGEGTISRAIKSTARNGRYVQFWNLPVPRETKVYVPRLLALAEIINNPKRYKITLPNIPYLPYFEEVNIGSQIDLNHAAKLAGISYKELIKLNPGYNRWTTAPYKPFKLLIPAEKVERFNLNLSNIPEDKRVSWTKHQVKRGDSLDAIAKRYHTTANLIKQLNQLTSNKVKLNQSLLIPSSKNSPAVAKIPPQEKKPAVKQPVPMKNIRIIHIVQNNDNYQKIQKTYGVAAKDIQNWNKLAINAPLRKGQRLVIWKRVKQPIEYIVKSGDSLSVIAKKYQTKVNTIISLNPGLKKSTFLRLGQKILIG, from the coding sequence TTGAATTGTAATTTATTGATTATAAAGAAATTTTTATTCTGCATCCTTATTTTTATTGGTATTTCCAGCAGTGCAATTTCTGGCACAACCCCAGATGTATGGGATGTATTACGTAGTGAATTTACCTTAAGCCATGAAGTAACCCGCCCAGAGGTACAAGAGCAAATCCGATGGCTAATTTCTCACCCCAGCTATATTAACAAAGTAAGTAGCCAATCCGAACCTTACATTTACCACGTGTTAGGAGAAATAAAGAAAAGAAAACTACCTGGAGAGTTGGCACTACTCCCCATGATAGAAAGCGCGTACGATCCCTTCGCCTATTCAGGAGCAGGAGCTGCTGGTATATGGCAACTCATGCCTCGTACCGGAAGCGATCTGGGATTAAAGCAAGACTGGTGGTTTGACGGAAGACGTAGCATTGGCCCTTCAACCGATGCAGCTTTGAATTACCTCGTCTATCTAAATAAATATTTTAGCGGTAACTGGATTTTAGCCATCGCTGCTTATGACTCAGGGGAAGGAACAATTTCACGAGCAATCAAATCAACTGCACGTAACGGGCGTTATGTTCAATTCTGGAATCTGCCGGTTCCCAGAGAAACCAAAGTCTATGTACCGCGTTTATTAGCCTTGGCAGAAATTATTAACAATCCAAAACGGTATAAAATAACACTTCCAAATATTCCCTATCTTCCCTATTTCGAAGAAGTTAATATTGGCAGTCAAATTGACTTAAATCATGCCGCTAAACTTGCTGGCATCAGTTATAAGGAATTGATTAAATTAAATCCCGGTTATAACCGATGGACAACTGCACCTTATAAGCCATTCAAGTTATTAATACCTGCTGAAAAAGTCGAAAGATTTAACTTGAATCTATCGAATATACCTGAAGATAAGCGCGTAAGCTGGACTAAACATCAAGTAAAAAGAGGTGATAGTTTGGATGCTATTGCTAAGAGATATCACACAACAGCCAACCTGATAAAACAACTCAATCAACTAACAAGCAATAAAGTGAAACTTAATCAATCTTTACTTATTCCTAGCAGCAAAAATTCCCCGGCCGTAGCTAAAATACCTCCACAAGAAAAAAAACCTGCTGTCAAACAACCAGTACCAATGAAAAATATCCGTATTATTCACATCGTACAAAATAATGATAACTATCAGAAAATTCAAAAAACTTATGGGGTTGCAGCTAAAGATATACAAAACTGGAATAAATTGGCAATCAATGCGCCATTACGTAAAGGCCAGCGGTTGGTAATATGGAAAAGAGTCAAACAACCTATTGAATATATAGTAAAATCAGGAGATAGCTTGAGCGTTATTGCCAAAAAATACCAAACAAAAGTTAATACTATTATCAGCTTAAATCCAGGGCTTAAAAAATCAACGTTCCTTCGCTTGGGACAAAAGATATTAATTGGCTAG
- the gloB gene encoding hydroxyacylglutathione hydrolase: protein MTVLPISAFSDNYIWVFIDKIAGAFDCVDPGEAAQIIRFAQSNQLTLRTILLTHHHYDHTGGVDSLVKQWPSCKVYGPMDERINYITKPVKQGQSVQTGCLNFHVLFNPGHTSTHISYYEPEQGWLFCGDTLFSAGCGRVFDGTIEELHESLLLFKKLPRNTKVFCAHEYTLQNLRFAHSVEPCNSSVIDYMQQIMKQSSPCTLPSTIDLELSINPFLRTDEEQVKQYALSHGARSSDSLDVFKVLRNQKNLFK from the coding sequence ATGACAGTCTTGCCAATTTCAGCTTTTTCAGACAATTATATTTGGGTCTTTATTGATAAAATAGCTGGTGCATTCGATTGTGTCGACCCAGGAGAAGCGGCACAAATAATACGTTTTGCCCAATCCAATCAACTGACTCTACGAACGATATTATTAACTCACCACCACTATGATCATACAGGCGGCGTTGATTCGCTAGTTAAACAATGGCCATCTTGCAAAGTCTATGGCCCAATGGATGAACGTATTAATTATATAACCAAGCCGGTTAAACAAGGTCAATCCGTTCAAACAGGATGTCTTAACTTTCATGTTTTATTTAATCCGGGGCATACTTCTACCCATATAAGCTATTATGAACCAGAGCAAGGATGGTTATTTTGTGGAGATACTTTATTTTCTGCTGGTTGCGGTAGAGTGTTTGATGGAACCATAGAGGAATTGCATGAATCCCTGCTCCTATTTAAAAAACTCCCGCGAAATACTAAAGTTTTTTGTGCACACGAATACACCTTACAAAATTTAAGATTTGCTCATAGTGTTGAACCATGCAATTCATCAGTCATCGATTACATGCAACAAATTATGAAACAATCATCACCTTGTACCCTCCCGTCTACTATAGATTTGGAATTATCAATTAATCCTTTTTTACGCACTGATGAAGAGCAAGTGAAACAGTATGCCCTCTCACATGGTGCGCGTTCTTCAGACTCTCTGGATGTTTTTAAGGTACTGAGAAATCAAAAAAATCTATTTAAATAA
- a CDS encoding 23S rRNA (adenine(2030)-N(6))-methyltransferase RlmJ, with the protein MLSYQHGYHAGNFADVIKHITLTRLLVYLTHKDKPLFYLETHSGRGIYDLKDKQSLKTEEYKEGINPVWLNRENLPSLFLEYISVIKQINLSQTLRYYPGSPYFAISQLRSQDRLYLCELHPTEHSALLKLPHLNKKVHVSHTDGISMLKALLPPPEKRGVIFVDPSYERKEEYKEIPTAIKNAYSKFSTGVYCVWYPVVKTTWTEQFLRKMKEISTNSVRVEFHLNPLIKEGMTGCGLWIVNPPYTFPSEIKAVLETLKTYFNPGSSSYIIESGSKLVHEL; encoded by the coding sequence ATGCTCAGTTATCAACATGGCTATCATGCCGGAAATTTTGCTGATGTAATCAAGCACATCACCCTAACTCGACTTTTGGTTTATCTGACTCACAAGGATAAGCCCTTATTCTATCTTGAAACCCACTCCGGGCGAGGGATATATGATTTAAAAGACAAACAGTCTTTAAAAACAGAGGAATATAAGGAAGGAATTAATCCAGTATGGCTCAATAGAGAGAATCTACCCTCCCTATTTCTCGAATATATTAGTGTAATTAAGCAAATAAATCTTAGCCAGACATTACGTTATTATCCGGGTTCGCCCTATTTCGCAATCAGCCAATTGCGTTCACAAGACCGATTATACTTATGTGAATTACACCCAACAGAACATAGTGCCTTATTAAAGCTCCCTCATCTTAATAAGAAAGTTCATGTTAGCCACACAGATGGAATTTCAATGTTGAAAGCCCTTTTACCACCACCAGAAAAGCGTGGGGTAATTTTTGTTGATCCCTCGTATGAAAGAAAAGAAGAATACAAAGAAATTCCAACCGCCATAAAAAACGCTTACTCAAAATTTTCTACCGGTGTATATTGCGTTTGGTATCCCGTTGTAAAAACAACATGGACTGAACAATTCCTAAGAAAAATGAAAGAGATTAGCACTAATTCAGTAAGGGTTGAGTTTCACTTAAATCCACTCATAAAGGAAGGGATGACTGGTTGTGGTCTTTGGATAGTTAATCCTCCCTATACTTTTCCGTCAGAAATCAAAGCCGTTTTAGAGACTTTAAAAACCTATTTTAACCCTGGCTCATCTTCCTATATTATTGAATCAGGTTCAAAACTAGTCCACGAGTTATAA
- the folD gene encoding bifunctional methylenetetrahydrofolate dehydrogenase/methenyltetrahydrofolate cyclohydrolase FolD, with protein MSASLIDGREISALRRNELKQRVQYHVEQGQRAPGLAVVLIGNDPASLIYVSNKRKACEDVGITSHSYDLPAETTQEELIQLIHELNQSDKIDGILIQLPLPKHINERTIIEHIKPEKDVDGFHPYNLGRLAQRNPFLRPCTPLGIMNLLHHYDLNVKRKHAVVIGASNIVGRPMSLELLLAGATVTICHKFTQQLQKFVEIADFLIVATGKMDVIATDWLKEHQVVIDVGMHRLPDGSIRGDVDFKKAVEKVAWITPVPGGVGPMTIVTLLENTMMSAAKLRE; from the coding sequence ATGTCTGCGTCACTAATTGATGGAAGAGAAATATCTGCCCTTCGCAGAAATGAACTAAAACAAAGAGTACAATATCATGTGGAACAAGGGCAAAGGGCACCAGGGCTCGCAGTTGTTTTAATTGGCAATGACCCCGCTTCATTGATTTATGTCAGTAATAAACGAAAAGCCTGCGAAGATGTAGGGATTACCTCTCATTCTTACGATTTACCTGCTGAAACAACTCAAGAAGAATTAATTCAGCTGATCCATGAATTAAATCAATCGGATAAAATTGACGGTATTTTAATTCAATTACCTTTGCCCAAACATATTAACGAAAGAACCATAATAGAACACATAAAGCCTGAAAAAGACGTAGATGGATTTCATCCTTATAACCTGGGTCGACTTGCTCAGCGAAATCCCTTTTTAAGGCCATGTACTCCTTTGGGGATTATGAATTTATTACATCACTATGATCTCAATGTAAAAAGAAAACATGCTGTTGTGATTGGGGCATCGAATATTGTTGGAAGGCCAATGAGCCTTGAGTTATTATTAGCTGGTGCTACTGTAACAATATGCCACAAATTTACCCAACAATTACAGAAATTTGTTGAGATTGCTGATTTTCTAATAGTTGCCACTGGCAAAATGGACGTTATAGCCACAGACTGGCTCAAAGAGCACCAGGTAGTGATTGATGTAGGAATGCATCGTTTGCCCGATGGCAGCATCAGAGGCGATGTTGATTTTAAGAAGGCAGTCGAAAAGGTGGCCTGGATCACACCGGTTCCCGGAGGGGTTGGACCAATGACTATAGTCACTTTGCTTGAAAATACTATGATGTCAGCAGCAAAATTAAGGGAATGA
- a CDS encoding FimV/HubP family polar landmark protein — protein MKKTVLHAAIFSLTMPISLYALGLGEMKVQSSLDQPFSAEIELIDVGADPLASIKVNLADPEQFEQIGLERAAVLSLLRFQVERNPKGIPVVKVSSTERMTEPYMEIVVDLTWPKGQLYKVYTVLLDPPGYQLGITTAQSRPVYYKKKSASYSNEPGVIEKTVITTVEHSPVSRNDSKKKTTYGPTVTNENVWQIAQRYKTSKLILPQVVLAIVGANPEAFKDGNLNGLKVGVRLVIPSTEEIAQVPSDLAIEEVMAHDKAWNEHTSINHVLAPPYINSPIADGTPQQNKVSSIPVIPKFTIGVNPNTPTLQQLIPSTSVSIDASSQQQPVQNNNKIQIMEQNEKIKAEISITTAAVESVRESNALLMEQLRILQEQNKKLQEKLDKREKEIELMRTQVQTMLKERQAVASQASSLPSNAQAMSLWPYIILLILAAGGAGFAYWYFRQRQQKEEAYSFKTDSDSSSKPFIPLVEPVKYEQDSQIDDKQTSTSSILEQVSDNEKQAGIPVSNVDQSEFQPRESDKTPKTDTVERVTNLGDIEPSIVKEDKQLEQEVPAKPEVPAKPEAQAKPEAQAKPEAQAKPEAQAKPEVQAKPEVQVKENQMMLEPVMEPEQLEINKEVGGDDAESGKDETQQTEDYQNFEVIEFESGLHELIKDKPKTKIIESTDKGDDSDNGIDFIPLTINEESNTFMHEQEIEKSDQYEDKKSKESATKENQFDLDNSDFDIEDIESEPNVSQEEKEGRDLEKTEKGISISQAVDEATPTKSPSESNETSNPLKSKKALDTLLDLAKTYISMGDIETAKSSLEEVIEHGSANQKEQARQLLDQLK, from the coding sequence TTGAAAAAAACTGTTCTGCATGCGGCTATATTCTCATTGACTATGCCAATATCTCTTTATGCACTTGGCTTAGGGGAAATGAAGGTACAGTCCTCATTGGATCAGCCTTTTTCAGCCGAAATCGAATTAATAGATGTAGGAGCAGATCCTCTTGCCAGTATCAAGGTGAATTTAGCTGATCCGGAGCAATTTGAACAAATTGGACTTGAGCGAGCTGCGGTCTTGTCTTTGCTACGGTTTCAGGTTGAGAGAAATCCAAAAGGTATTCCTGTTGTAAAAGTATCGTCTACAGAACGAATGACAGAACCTTATATGGAAATTGTAGTCGATCTCACCTGGCCAAAAGGTCAATTATACAAGGTTTATACCGTATTATTAGACCCGCCGGGATATCAATTGGGAATTACCACCGCTCAAAGCAGGCCAGTTTATTACAAGAAGAAATCTGCAAGTTACAGTAATGAGCCTGGCGTTATTGAAAAGACTGTGATTACTACCGTGGAGCATAGCCCTGTATCGAGAAATGATAGCAAAAAGAAAACCACTTATGGACCGACTGTAACTAATGAAAACGTATGGCAAATTGCCCAAAGATATAAAACTTCAAAATTGATTTTGCCTCAGGTTGTATTAGCTATAGTTGGTGCGAATCCTGAAGCATTTAAAGATGGAAACCTGAATGGCTTAAAAGTTGGCGTTCGGCTAGTTATTCCATCAACAGAAGAAATTGCCCAAGTGCCTTCTGATCTGGCTATTGAAGAGGTTATGGCTCATGACAAAGCCTGGAATGAACATACCTCTATTAATCATGTACTAGCTCCTCCATACATTAATAGTCCAATAGCGGATGGAACTCCTCAACAGAATAAAGTTTCCTCAATCCCCGTAATTCCAAAGTTTACTATTGGGGTGAATCCTAACACTCCGACACTTCAGCAATTAATTCCCAGCACCTCGGTTTCAATAGATGCGTCTAGCCAACAGCAACCTGTACAAAACAACAATAAAATACAGATAATGGAGCAAAATGAAAAAATTAAGGCAGAGATTTCAATTACAACAGCAGCAGTTGAATCAGTTCGGGAATCAAATGCGTTATTGATGGAACAATTACGTATTCTACAAGAGCAAAATAAAAAATTGCAGGAAAAGTTGGATAAGCGTGAGAAAGAAATAGAATTAATGCGTACGCAGGTACAAACTATGTTGAAAGAGCGGCAAGCTGTCGCGTCACAGGCCAGTTCACTTCCCTCTAATGCACAAGCAATGAGCCTTTGGCCGTATATCATTTTGTTGATACTTGCTGCAGGGGGAGCTGGATTTGCTTATTGGTACTTCAGACAACGTCAACAAAAAGAGGAGGCTTATTCTTTCAAAACAGATTCTGATTCAAGTTCCAAGCCATTTATACCCTTAGTTGAGCCAGTCAAATATGAACAAGACAGCCAGATAGATGATAAACAAACTTCTACATCCTCAATTCTGGAGCAAGTGTCTGATAATGAAAAACAAGCCGGAATTCCCGTTTCTAATGTTGATCAGAGTGAATTTCAGCCTAGAGAAAGTGATAAAACCCCAAAAACTGATACAGTTGAGCGGGTGACGAATCTTGGAGATATTGAACCGTCAATAGTAAAAGAAGATAAACAATTAGAGCAAGAAGTTCCGGCTAAACCAGAAGTTCCGGCCAAACCAGAAGCTCAGGCCAAACCAGAGGCTCAGGCCAAACCAGAAGCTCAGGCTAAACCAGAAGCTCAGGCTAAACCAGAAGTTCAGGCCAAACCAGAAGTTCAGGTTAAAGAAAATCAAATGATGCTTGAGCCTGTTATGGAGCCTGAACAATTAGAAATTAATAAGGAAGTTGGAGGTGATGATGCCGAGTCAGGTAAGGATGAAACTCAGCAAACTGAAGACTATCAAAATTTTGAGGTGATAGAGTTTGAATCTGGTTTACATGAATTAATTAAAGATAAGCCCAAAACTAAAATAATAGAATCAACAGATAAAGGAGATGATAGTGATAATGGAATAGATTTCATTCCTTTAACTATTAATGAGGAAAGCAACACATTTATGCATGAACAAGAAATTGAGAAATCAGACCAATATGAAGATAAAAAATCAAAAGAATCTGCTACAAAGGAAAATCAGTTTGATTTAGATAATTCAGATTTTGATATAGAAGACATTGAATCAGAACCTAACGTAAGCCAGGAGGAAAAGGAAGGTCGTGATTTAGAAAAAACAGAAAAGGGTATTTCTATATCTCAAGCTGTTGATGAAGCCACACCTACCAAGTCACCCAGTGAAAGCAATGAAACCTCTAATCCATTGAAGAGTAAAAAAGCACTAGATACTTTGTTGGATTTGGCAAAAACCTATATTAGTATGGGTGATATAGAAACAGCAAAAAGTTCTCTTGAAGAAGTGATCGAGCATGGAAGCGCTAACCAAAAAGAACAAGCCAGGCAGTTACTGGATCAATTAAAGTGA
- a CDS encoding DUF2269 family protein has protein sequence MLYFYLKFIHILSSTILFGTGIGTASVMVYGHRTKNPLVIAAISKYVVFADWIFTGTSGILQPLTGFAMVYLAGFSWTSFWILGSILGYVIAACCWFPVVYLQIRMRNLAIEAVRNNTTLPNEYHRYFLYWFILGWPAFLSLIGVFYLMTNKPAF, from the coding sequence ATGCTCTATTTTTATTTAAAATTTATCCATATACTCAGTTCAACGATACTTTTTGGTACAGGTATAGGAACGGCCAGTGTGATGGTTTATGGCCATAGAACAAAAAATCCGCTAGTTATTGCTGCCATTTCAAAATATGTGGTTTTTGCTGATTGGATATTCACTGGTACATCTGGGATACTGCAACCACTCACAGGATTTGCCATGGTTTACCTTGCTGGATTTTCCTGGACTTCTTTCTGGATACTGGGATCAATTCTTGGATATGTCATTGCGGCGTGTTGTTGGTTCCCTGTGGTCTACCTGCAAATCAGAATGAGGAATTTAGCCATAGAGGCGGTAAGAAATAATACAACCCTACCAAATGAATATCATCGATATTTCCTCTATTGGTTTATTCTGGGTTGGCCAGCATTCTTAAGTCTTATTGGAGTATTTTATTTAATGACCAATAAGCCTGCTTTTTAA